A single region of the Paraconexibacter algicola genome encodes:
- the menB gene encoding 1,4-dihydroxy-2-naphthoyl-CoA synthase, which produces MSVTWTEAAPDAQYTDIRYEKDGAGIAKITIDRPEVRNAFRPKTLIDVGDALERAREDQEVGVIILCGEGPHAFCSGGDQNVRGDTGYIEEGASVGRFHVTDLQVQMRRLPKPVIAMVAGYAIGGGHVLHLCCDLTIAADNARFGQTGPRVGSWDGGFGASLLRDLVGPKKAKEFWMLCRQYDAQQALDMGLVNTVVPLERLEEETVAWCREMLALSPFALRLVKSSFHAHEDGYAGIQQLAHDANLLFYGAPEAQEGRDAYKEKRTPDFSKFPRRA; this is translated from the coding sequence ATGTCAGTCACCTGGACCGAGGCCGCACCGGACGCGCAGTACACGGACATCCGCTACGAGAAGGACGGTGCGGGGATCGCGAAGATCACCATCGACCGGCCCGAGGTCCGCAATGCGTTCCGCCCCAAGACCCTGATCGACGTGGGCGACGCGCTCGAGCGCGCCCGCGAGGACCAGGAGGTCGGGGTCATCATCCTCTGCGGCGAGGGCCCGCACGCCTTCTGCTCCGGCGGCGACCAGAACGTCCGCGGCGACACCGGCTACATCGAGGAGGGCGCGTCGGTCGGGCGCTTCCACGTCACCGACCTGCAGGTCCAGATGCGCCGCCTGCCCAAGCCGGTCATCGCGATGGTCGCGGGCTACGCGATCGGCGGCGGCCACGTGCTGCACCTCTGCTGCGACCTGACGATCGCCGCCGACAACGCCCGCTTCGGGCAGACCGGCCCGCGCGTCGGCTCCTGGGACGGCGGCTTCGGCGCCTCGCTGCTGCGCGACCTCGTCGGACCGAAGAAGGCGAAGGAGTTCTGGATGCTCTGCCGCCAGTACGACGCCCAGCAGGCCCTCGACATGGGGCTCGTCAACACGGTCGTGCCGCTCGAGCGCCTCGAGGAGGAGACCGTCGCCTGGTGCCGGGAGATGCTCGCGCTCTCCCCCTTCGCGCTGCGGCTGGTGAAGTCGAGCTTCCACGCGCACGAAGACGGCTACGCCGGCATCCAGCAGCTCGCGCACGACGCGAACCTCCTGTTCTACGGGGCGCCCGAGGCGCAGGAGGGCCGCGACGCCTACAAGGAGAAGCGCACCCCGGACTTCTCGAAGTTCCCGCGCCGCGCATGA